One Candidatus Woesearchaeota archaeon DNA window includes the following coding sequences:
- a CDS encoding AbrB/MazE/SpoVT family DNA-binding domain-containing protein — protein MKRKVNRVGTNTLTVSLPSRWAKQFGVEVGDEIELIEDGGSLKICKFCNNKKKSIELDVSDLDRTSVMLKIRSAYRCGYDEITVNFRNSKTMHHRKKKEINVIDAIHQEVNKRLLGVEIVEESNNYCLIKDFSASDVSDLENSVRRIFRLIINLSNEILENVSSGEFDKLEIVENNHDTITKFVSYCLRLLIKDSSFSKEERVIKYHIIASLDNVVDIMKYFSRDVIRSKNKSSKEFIKAIELVNSELKLYYEFFYSQNNEIAYKFNEIREEVKEHLLIKHKKMKPEEILYSNYYRQIIDILWDLLLAKFI, from the coding sequence ATGAAGCGAAAAGTCAATAGAGTAGGAACAAATACGCTTACTGTGAGTCTGCCTAGTAGGTGGGCAAAGCAGTTTGGAGTGGAAGTTGGCGATGAAATAGAATTAATAGAAGATGGCGGCTCTTTAAAAATTTGTAAGTTTTGTAACAATAAAAAGAAAAGTATTGAATTAGATGTTTCTGATCTTGATAGGACTTCTGTGATGTTAAAAATAAGAAGTGCATATAGATGTGGATATGATGAAATAACGGTCAATTTTAGAAACTCTAAAACTATGCATCATAGAAAAAAGAAAGAAATAAATGTTATAGATGCAATTCATCAAGAAGTAAATAAAAGATTGTTGGGCGTTGAAATAGTGGAAGAATCAAATAATTATTGTCTTATAAAAGATTTTTCTGCAAGTGATGTATCCGATCTTGAAAACTCTGTGAGAAGAATTTTTAGACTAATTATAAATTTATCAAATGAAATTTTGGAAAATGTGTCTTCTGGAGAATTTGATAAATTAGAAATTGTAGAAAATAATCATGATACAATAACAAAATTTGTTTCTTATTGTTTAAGATTGCTTATTAAGGATTCTAGTTTTTCCAAAGAAGAAAGAGTCATAAAATATCATATAATTGCGAGTCTTGATAATGTTGTTGATATAATGAAATATTTTTCTAGAGATGTAATTCGATCAAAAAACAAATCTTCAAAAGAATTCATAAAAGCAATAGAGCTAGTAAATTCTGAATTAAAGTTATATTATGAATTTTTTTATTCACAAAACAACGAAATTGCATATAAATTTAATGAAATCAGAGAAGAGGTAAAGGAACATTTACTAATAAAACATAAAAAAATGAAACCTGAAGAAATCCTATATTCGAACTATTATCGACAAATAATAGATATATTATGGGATTTATTATTGGCAAAGTTTATTTAG